AGCGGGATTTTCTGAATACTATAGTTACAAAGCAGAATGAATTTTAGACATGATGAGAGATGAAGTTCCAAATAGAGGTAGGATTTTTTAGATATTGTTTGATCcaatttattttgaatgtaTTGTTTAGAGAGCTGAAGTCTATAAAATTTAGCCCACCATTGTTTTCGCATATAGTGGGTTTTATTTTTCCATAAGAAATTGCTTATTGTCCTATCAATAGATTTGCATATTGAATTATCAGCATATAATGACTGAGCAGCATAGGTTAGACGAGATATACCTTCTGCCTTAGTGAGCAGAACTCTGCCCTTCAGAGACAAGTCTCTGGTTGAGAACCTTTTGGGTCTTTTCTATAATGGGGTTAAAGTTTAAAGCACCTCTGGATTTCCTATCTTTAGTATTTGGATcacaagatatgtgaaagaGTTTCTCACAGGAATATTAGAGATTGAGGTCACCGTGCATTCTTTCACTGGCAATAGTTCACTGGCAATAGTTCACATTTATTAAGACTAAAGGAGAGCCCAGATGCCTTGGACATGTAGtccatccaatcatttcatttggctcGAGTCATATTGCAAGTTGATTTCTTCATTAGTAAAACTAGATCTATGAAGTGACGTCATGGCAAGACCAATGgtcacaaaaataaaacaagcttccccaaaaatttacatttttaaagatactgattttaaaacatatttgactatgATTGAAAACTTGAAACTTAAAAAATCGAAATTGGctaaaactattaaattgtttagacatttcaaattataccaattgtttaacagaccccaattgttttttttaacaattttttcctttccttacattttatttttaataatcaaAAACCTGAACATGTATATGAATCTACTGTATACTATAATATCAGATCATATTATAGGTATATGCTGTGTCTTGGTTTAACTCCTGTTAAAGACATATAGTCTTATAATAGAAATCAGATCAGTTTTATCTTCATACTTTGAAtaacacaaatcaaatacaatGATTGCACATACTGAATGCAAAGGTGTCAACATGGACACTGTACggaaatactgtatgtacagcagATACAAAAATGATTTCATTGCCCATCCCTTTTCTAAAAAGGTGGTAGAAACCTTCAAAGGTCCAACACAAAATGTTATTGCCTCCTTAAACCTGCCGGATTGATTTTTGCCACATGGGGACAGCACAtgaagctgtaaacacaacactcacCTATCATCACAGCAACAGTTTATAGGAGATGATGAACATTTCAACCTTTTCGCTGCTATTTATGGCAGATAATTAATGTTTGTCTCATTTTTGCACACAACAGAGTTGTCTTGGCatgttttaaattcagtttgaattcatatttacatatttttatgtaAACGTATCTTCACATAAGTCACTCTCAAATTTGCTCTCCAAAAGCAGCTTGTAGGAGCATCGATATGTCGAATTTATACAGTAAACATACTGTAACCAGTATTGtaattacaaaatgtaaaaatgatcgttgtaatgtaattgtttttacttttataaaagaaaacaaatgtaaatagcttaaaagttaacaaaaatagaACAATGAAACCATTATCATTATATaagtaataaaaacacaaacacttcacTTATGTTATTGAAAGTTTTATTAAAAGAGAATAAAGCTTTAGGGTACTGGAGATTATACTTAAGAAAATCAGAAATCATCCTCTGCAGCAAAAGACTGACCTAAGAAAAAGATACAAACCACATTAAGGTCACATTCCCTTGTCGCGTCCCAGTCCTCCCCTTTCCCCCTTCCTCCGCTGTTAATGGTCGCCCACTATTTACCACTCTCCTTAAGCGTGTGGATCCATCCTGCACCTCCCAGCCCTCCTCCTGGTTTTGAGCTGAgctttgctcttcttttttagaattttgaaaaacaaaaatctgaaaaataatcgCTTGTCACAGTGCCGTCAGTAATTGTGTCTCTGAGGTCCCAcacaatatggaaaaaaaaattaatttggatCATTTGAAAGCCAATTTAGTTTGAATATTTCCCTATTTCCAGTTTGATGGGGTTATGTGACAGGGCCGGGGGTCAGGATCCTCTCCTGGTAAAATGCTCCCATGCTCCTGATCCATGTATCCATCCTGAAGCCTAATCCTAATCCTGATCTGATCCTGAATCCTGATCCAGCTCCGGAATGGGGGGACAATGAGCCCAGTCCAAACCTTCAGAATACCAGCAGAACCAAAGAGAAGGAGGCAAGTTAGAATCACACCTTCagaaaatactaaaataatgtCAATAAATGCATCTACGAGGGAGTTTACTTTGAGAAAAAACAGGGAACACCCTCTAGAATCAGTCCCAAACAACTAAACAACTAAGATTTACTTTGGAGATTAAAAGACAAGCAAAtgcaaaaaagaacaaaaacaagcttTGGGTCTCCAAATACAAAGTGGTATACAGAACTTGTTACAACTTAAAACATTCAACAACGGCACTCTATTGTCATGTGTATGGAAAACAAACTGAACAGCCTTATAATGCAGATTTCACAGTTGACAAGGCACAGCCATCATACCATTGGTGCCATATTTGACTCCTCCTCCTGTTTATCTTAATATGAACTGTTTCCTCTGTTCCCATCCTATCCTGTTCCTCTGAActctacagagagacacacaagaGGGTCAAAGCACAGTAGTATATGCTTAAAAAGAAGTTAAATCTTTCCAAACGAAACAAAGCGTACGAGGACAAGCAGAAGAAAAAGTATAGGAAGGGGTGAGAGATGGTTTGCAGAAATTGATGGCGAGAAGGGGAAAAGGAAGACAGAGTGAGACGGGGCTGTGTACaaaaatgaaaactaaaaaaagaaaactgcaaCAAAAAGTGGGGGAATAGGGAACACACAAGAAGACAGTGTAAACAGGTAACATGAGATGATCCGTGGTGAGTATACGAGATTTTGATGAGCGATGTGAAGATTCCCTCTCTGGCTCTGAGGCACACCATTGCTTTCGTTAGGGTGGATCTAGGTGCGGGAGTGGGAACGGCGGGGAGAGTAACGTGGAGAACCTCTGCTGCGACGTGACCCACTCTTGCTGCGGCTTCGGCTACGAGAacgagagcgagagcgagaacGACCATAGCTGGGGCTGCGAGGACCGTCCACCTTCACACGAATGTAGGCCGTCTCtccctaaaacacacacacatacatgcacacatgtaACTAAGCATCCATTATCATGGGCAACTTTCTACATGAGACTCAGGTAgacagaggaaggaaatgccTGCAGTCACAATAATTGTTTTGAGGTTCATATAAGCGCTCAAAACTGCATTTGCACATTTAGTGTGCTTATAGATCCAGTTGCGGAAGTAACACATGGACCAGTGTCTCGATCCATACCCTTGAATTTCTAATTGGCCGtgcataaatgcaaaaatgctcATCAGCCACATCAATTCCCAAAATTGGACGTCATCTGAAAGCCCCCCTgcagccagttttacttcctgttttttggtaaatgttctttctcaaacagagaatgggggtgtggttaatagtcagacgtaattcattaccatggcaaccagacttcatcgtttttcaacccagaTTAGATGAATTtgctgtttatcagaccacaaaagCTTATTCTTAACATACCACCATCACTGTCGTCATCATCACTCCACGAATGACATTATTATGAATAATGATGCAAAGCAACATCACATAACCGTTCAAAGTTAACATGGCCTTTACTTACTACCCGCTCATTTTCACCTTCAATCCTGCTTTCTTCATTTGAGAAAACTTTCAATTCCAAAATGCAGTCCTACAGCCATTCCTCATTAAGTTAGCTTGAGGCTGTAACCCTTTACGTACCTCATGAGAGCGAAACTTGGTGTTGTCCAATTCACGGACAGCGTAGGACATGTCTTCTTTGCGTACAAACTCAACTACCCCGGTGCCATCACGGTACACATCAGCATAACATACATCACCTGCCTCCCGCATGTGATCCTTCAGGTCCTGCCAGCTTCCACTGGATGGAAGACCTGACAGGAAAAGATGTTATAAGACTCATTCAATCATCTGTACACGTAGGTCAAGAGATGAGCAAAACctgcagagggggggggggggaaacatcACCCACCTGACACAAGAACCCTGTACTCTGAGCGTCGGGAAGGGGGGCCATGCCTTCCCCTCTGTTGTCCCATtggtccaccacctccaccaccacctcctcctcctcctcctccccgtccACTTCTAGGAAACTCAACACGCAGGCGGTAGCCATCGTAGTCATAGCCATCACGGCCGGAGACAGCATCCTCAGAATCCCTGTGAAATTCAACAGATACCAAACATCAAACTTCCACCAGCTAGATAAACATACACAGCTTTACTAGTTTCTGTCCATCAACAAATCAATGCAGCTTTCAGTGCTAACATTACACCTGGGGTTTAACAAACAAGCTGGTTAGCCAGGTTGCAGGTAGCACAGCAAACATCTATGAGAACAGGTTTGAGTGCAACCAACCCAACCTGCTCCGACATGCCGGTTTATTTGACACATTGtactaaaactaatgcagtctacaACCGCTCTCGATTAGGGTAGAttaaatattagggctgggacgatacacctataaATCACAATttgatattatcacgatacttgggtgccgattcgagaTGTATTGCAAATTTTAAatattgcaattctacaagtcctgcgattcaatattatgatttcgATTGTtggaaaataactaaataattacagtaaaaaatttgcgatttttgttaacttttttaacactagaccattggAAAAAAGtggaatcatacacttctagggactttactttggaaaatatctaaattaatacagtaaaaatgtttgattttcagcatgtatgtagtcagagatgtcctgaagtcaaatatatcagtcattgtcggacattatttattaatttttttcccagcaaaccaaaaaataataatcaaagaataaagacatttccctcacaaattagtggtactttatttttaattaaattaaataaagaacatgtaatgttttatacttctggtgaatataatccaatcaatcttatttccactTATGTAAGTTGTATTtccagttccctttgttaacaccttattttgaaaaccggacgtagtgaTCCAATAAATCCCTCAATATAATGCAGTACTACTCCACACCACAAAATACTCCCTCCAAAAATATCTAGCACATGAATCAATAACGTTAACCTTCATATGAGGTATGCATTAATGCAGGTtatacctaataaactggcaaatTGAGTCTTTGTGCCTGTTTATGAGCGTGTAACAGTGAAAACACGTGTGCGCTAACTACGGGGACCTCGCGTTGAGACGTGGCGGGAGGATGAAGCTCACCTCGGGTCCTCGAACTGCACGAAGGCAAACGGCGGTCCACCTCTTCGGTTTTTCAGATCAATGTCGCGGATGGCTCCATATTTGTAAAATAAGTCTTCGACATCCTTTGAGCGAATATCAGGCGGGAGATTTCCCACGTATATCCGACAGTCGTTATTCCCTGCTGGTCCTCGAAcaacacctccacctccacctccgcAACTGCTAGACATGTTAGCACACAACTAGCTAACAATAAACAGTGAGCTAGCTAAGGAAGTTAGCACGCTGGCTAAACTGGTCTCCCACCGGCCGAAAAAACGATAAAAATGACGCTTAGGTGGTTCACTGAGTAAAAGATATCGTCGGTGAATTACTCGTTAACTATTTGGCAAACGTTACAGCTGAAATCCGTCGGGCTGGATGTCGCCACAATTAAAATGAACGAGGACTAAAAGTAGTAAAGCCGCGACTCAAGAAGCCGTCCTCCAACAAAGCGCTCTTCTTCAGTGGTGCgacttcttctacttcttctgtTTCTGCTTCGTTGGAGTTTTATGGCGGTTTGCAAACAACAACTTTAtagtgcattaccgccaccaccTGGTTTGGAGTGTGGATCAGGATTCCAACTACTCACTAGTTTTACTACTaaggaaaattaaaataataataataataataataatatatatatatattcatacttGTGTTGAAAATGAGATTGACGACTTCCAACCTTGCacagattatttattatatctttattgtgCAACATATAGCAGATTTAGTTTGATCTATCTGTTAATAATTTGGATTTTCATGAATAATTACATAAGACGTTGTGACACATTTCTGAATGTAAGTTGTACATGttttataatgtgtattatGTTTATTACCTTAATTTCCTTAATTTATGTACAATATAATTGTGGTTATGAGGTTTAAGAGCTCTGTCTCCCTCATGTCCTTGTGTGTCTCATACAAAGTGCCTTAAGaaatctgtatttatttcatatatatatatatatatgcatatatatatatatatatatggcctGGCAGCTATGTTTAGATccgttgaggaaataccaagcaccgcccaccagctggagcaaactttctcattttacagctaaacagtacactacaagatctttctgaaaacatttgaggcgagaaatagacattacagtaacagaatatgaattcTTATTCGACAGCGTTCCCTAGTTCGACCGTatgattggagttcgcgagttaTTGagagctgcctccgttgaatgagcagctaataggaacgctctctctctaaaatgacctgtgattggccaaagtctcccgtcatgggctagatttttttaaagcctgaaaacagagccatgtggTGGTGCAGaactagttttctctcagaacacttttaattacaatatgctgaaaggttatcactggatttttgcccaatgatgacaaaaatgttCTACCTACTGCCACTTAAAGCCACATTCAGGATCAGTCAGTGACCACGGTGTAGTTTAAACACAAATGCATCCTGACCGCATCAAAAGACAACAGTCTGTGCTTTAGTTTGTCCAGTAagacaaatttaaaaaacactgaattacAAACGATGCTACTGATGAAGACAGTGAGATGAAATTGAACACTCCAGAAAAAAATTCTACATGAACCTTGTGTTAATATTTAGCTTTAATGAACAAAATTTGTGTCAATTGCTTTAGGAGTGCCTGCCAAATTaatgtaataattatataaaatcaGGTATTCTTATTGTCTTGCCAACCAGAGAGCGAAAACATGAGTTAAAAGAGTtgagtttatttgtttattaataaCTTAGAATAGAAAGCGGAATCCAAATATAAAACTTGTACACATTTACAACAATTCAAGCTTTCCAGTATACAGTGTCACACAGCCACAGCAGCCATTCATTAAAATCTTTCACAATCCCTcacatgaaacaataaaaatcaTATATGACTGTTTTGTAAATTCCCCATGCTGCGAATGAGTCTTTCTTCATGCATACCTATGTACCTAAATATCAAGATCATAACATGTTATTTGTTCAGACCACATGTTCATCGGGTCTTCTCTTCAAGTGTTTCTTAGTCCTTCTTGGCTTGCCTCTCTCTGCGTTTCTGTCTAGCGTCAGACACTATTTTGAGCATTGACAGCAGAATAGGCACACACATGGGCAGGAAGAGTGGTATGTAGATAGCAAACTTCTGGTCATCAGGAAAgtagaggagatggaggagtgaaggGTCAAAGAATGCCCTCTCTGATGCCAGGATGGCCTCTTTGCTGTACTGCAGAGCAAAGCCGAGGTTCCCGGACTCCAACTCAGCAACAGCCAGCTGCAGAGACGTGACAGCACTAGACACCTGTGGGATAACAATCACAGGTTGGATACAACTGATGCAATTCTAGGAAGGAGAATAGTATAATTAACAA
This portion of the Sebastes umbrosus isolate fSebUmb1 chromosome 17, fSebUmb1.pri, whole genome shotgun sequence genome encodes:
- the LOC119475276 gene encoding serine/arginine-rich splicing factor 1B-like, which produces MSSSCGGGGGGVVRGPAGNNDCRIYVGNLPPDIRSKDVEDLFYKYGAIRDIDLKNRRGGPPFAFVQFEDPRDSEDAVSGRDGYDYDGYRLRVEFPRSGRGGGGGGGGGGGGGPMGQQRGRHGPPSRRSEYRVLVSGLPSSGSWQDLKDHMREAGDVCYADVYRDGTGVVEFVRKEDMSYAVRELDNTKFRSHEGETAYIRVKVDGPRSPSYGRSRSRSRSRSRSRSKSGSRRSRGSPRYSPRRSHSRT